In the Candidatus Baltobacteraceae bacterium genome, one interval contains:
- a CDS encoding LON peptidase substrate-binding domain-containing protein has protein sequence MSERLRLFPLNTVLFPGATLHLHVFEPRYKQLVAECLDQGEAFGVCLIREGSEAGDPEVNPHDVGTAAEIVEVMPLPFGRYYVSTVGKRRFKITGIISREPYLLCEVEYLDEPAGDATALDALVDRVRASFEEYEHLLVSYVGPAAAVDLPLDPVEASFVIGSALQIADLVKQRLLETTDVEQRLRIEIEFLRRLLPQLRARIERERTQPTPVRREPLGGEARSQQESYYGKFFSLN, from the coding sequence GTGAGCGAGCGCCTTCGGCTCTTCCCGCTGAACACGGTGCTCTTCCCCGGCGCGACGTTGCATTTGCACGTCTTCGAGCCGCGTTACAAACAATTAGTCGCCGAATGTCTCGATCAAGGCGAGGCATTCGGCGTCTGTCTGATTCGTGAAGGTAGTGAGGCCGGAGACCCGGAGGTTAATCCGCACGACGTCGGGACGGCGGCAGAGATCGTCGAGGTGATGCCGCTACCATTCGGACGCTACTACGTGAGCACCGTGGGGAAACGGCGATTCAAGATCACCGGCATCATAAGCCGGGAACCGTATCTGTTGTGCGAGGTCGAATATCTCGACGAACCGGCCGGCGATGCGACCGCACTCGATGCGCTCGTCGATCGCGTGCGGGCATCGTTCGAAGAATACGAGCATTTGCTCGTTTCGTACGTCGGTCCGGCCGCAGCGGTCGATCTCCCGCTTGACCCGGTTGAAGCTTCGTTCGTGATCGGAAGTGCGCTTCAAATCGCGGATCTCGTCAAACAACGTCTCTTGGAAACGACCGACGTCGAGCAGCGTCTTCGAATCGAAATCGAGTTCTTACGCCGGCTCTTGCCGCAGCTCCGAGCACGCATCGAACGCGAACGCACGCAGCCTACTCCGGTGCGTCGCGAGCCGCTCGGCGGCGAAGCGCGTTCGCAGCAGGAAAGTTACTACGGAAAGTTTTTCAGTTTGAACTAG
- a CDS encoding TldD/PmbA family protein, with the protein MQFEELAGRALETAAVRRADYADVRFEDARSERIEVRNGEVIALRDDVSRGYGVRALCDGSWGFASSDDLSGAGIDATVARAVDIARASAAVGTKRFGMAPTDAHVGTYVTEVEIEPDRVSLEQRVDLLVAAEYALHVNPAVRTGRAHLDVWRTQKEFFSSIGSQIAQDIRQIGSAVNALAVGNSDAQDRGWPGDRGLYMTGGWEIVARAGLIENAPRIGEEAVALLSAPQSPSGTRDIVLGGSQVSLQIHESCGHPAELDRALGWEANFSGTSFLEPRLRGALRYGSPLVTIVIDNTLPGGLATCGWDDEGSPSGNSDIVRAGVFEGFEMSRDTARLLECTTNACVRAESWAHVPMIRMCNLNLLPGEHTLDQMIEEIDDGIYMESNRSWSIDDRRLNFQFGCQIGWEIKRGKLGRMLKNPTYGGITPQFWGSCDAIGEASTWVPWGTPNCGKGEPIQVGRTTQAAAPARFRNVHVGVGYE; encoded by the coding sequence GTGCAGTTCGAGGAGCTTGCCGGGAGGGCGCTCGAGACAGCGGCCGTTCGCCGTGCCGATTATGCCGATGTCCGCTTCGAAGACGCTCGCTCGGAACGCATCGAGGTTCGAAACGGCGAGGTCATCGCGCTACGCGACGACGTCTCGCGCGGATACGGAGTCCGCGCGCTGTGCGATGGTTCCTGGGGATTTGCGTCGTCCGATGACTTGAGTGGAGCCGGCATCGACGCCACCGTCGCGCGTGCCGTCGATATCGCGCGTGCGAGCGCAGCAGTCGGCACCAAGCGTTTCGGGATGGCGCCTACCGACGCGCACGTCGGCACGTACGTCACCGAAGTCGAAATCGAGCCGGATCGCGTCTCGCTCGAGCAGCGCGTCGATTTGCTCGTTGCCGCCGAGTATGCGCTGCACGTCAATCCTGCAGTGCGCACGGGACGCGCACACTTGGATGTGTGGCGTACACAGAAAGAGTTTTTCAGCTCGATCGGCTCGCAAATCGCCCAAGACATCCGTCAAATCGGGAGCGCCGTAAACGCGCTGGCGGTCGGAAACAGCGACGCACAAGACCGCGGATGGCCCGGCGACCGCGGTTTGTACATGACGGGCGGCTGGGAAATCGTCGCGCGTGCCGGCTTGATCGAAAATGCGCCACGCATCGGGGAGGAAGCAGTCGCGCTGCTCTCGGCTCCGCAATCGCCGAGCGGCACGCGCGACATTGTACTGGGCGGCTCGCAAGTTTCGTTGCAGATTCACGAATCGTGCGGTCATCCGGCCGAGCTCGATCGCGCGCTCGGATGGGAAGCGAATTTTTCCGGAACGAGTTTTCTCGAACCGCGGCTGCGCGGTGCGTTGCGCTACGGTTCACCACTGGTGACGATCGTCATCGATAACACCCTTCCCGGCGGACTTGCGACCTGTGGCTGGGACGATGAGGGCAGTCCGAGCGGCAACTCCGACATCGTACGCGCAGGTGTCTTCGAAGGCTTTGAAATGTCGCGCGACACTGCGCGTCTCTTGGAGTGCACGACCAATGCCTGCGTACGCGCGGAAAGCTGGGCACACGTCCCGATGATCCGCATGTGCAATCTGAATCTCTTGCCGGGAGAGCACACGCTGGATCAGATGATTGAAGAGATCGATGACGGCATTTACATGGAATCGAATCGTTCGTGGTCGATCGACGACCGACGTCTCAACTTTCAATTCGGTTGCCAGATCGGCTGGGAGATCAAACGCGGGAAGCTCGGTAGGATGCTCAAGAATCCCACATACGGCGGGATAACGCCGCAGTTTTGGGGATCCTGTGATGCGATCGGTGAGGCCTCGACCTGGGTGCCGTGGGGAACGCCGAATTGCGGCAAGGGCGAGCCGATTCAGGTCGGACGCACGACACAGGCCGCGGCGCCGGCACGATTCCGTAACGTTCATGTCGGCGTAGGTTACGAATGA
- a CDS encoding stalk domain-containing protein, which translates to MKHQSSGVFAAALAAGFGLSVLAGSAALAAQGNTGPYAPAPAVVVAQGAPPPDFGSPPSGEYPILFNDHHVYAKPDTDKQNRVLAALVRGGTILVPLRSMFEQMGATVSFDPASRTVDVSKPGSDIKVTVGKPVVIINGESRPLDVPPMVWHGTIMVPVRVISEGMGAYVLWVPDKRTVVVRYVAAPPPTPAPPPPPPPPPTATPAPPPPATAAPTPTPAPSRAPYYDHFVVGDYAISPTVYNEFSPGDKGHGTYAVRGAFEFPLFNIPFMVEGDWRHWSYPTATGVAGSVCPAPGCVTIIGGGGQTFVPSFTAIQDDVDARVGIRVFDPRFYIAASYLWQQNNYGYPELRGWGFGGEKLPDLNQAIALYGSFYYYPSLQGTYGPFALQYRLARYNIGVNWNFAGPNFPVFLDVGFMGNYYTNKLNAPSNANEYGPYVGLGIHF; encoded by the coding sequence TTGAAACACCAGAGCTCTGGGGTTTTCGCAGCAGCACTCGCTGCGGGATTCGGGCTTTCGGTTCTTGCGGGCTCCGCAGCTCTCGCAGCGCAAGGTAACACTGGACCCTACGCGCCTGCACCAGCCGTCGTAGTTGCGCAAGGCGCGCCACCCCCAGATTTTGGATCCCCGCCGTCTGGCGAGTATCCGATCCTGTTCAACGATCATCATGTCTATGCCAAGCCGGACACAGACAAGCAAAATCGCGTGCTCGCTGCGCTCGTTCGCGGCGGCACGATTCTCGTACCACTCCGCTCGATGTTCGAGCAAATGGGTGCGACGGTATCTTTTGATCCGGCTAGCCGGACCGTAGACGTATCGAAGCCTGGCTCCGATATCAAAGTCACGGTCGGAAAACCCGTCGTCATCATCAATGGCGAAAGCCGTCCGCTCGATGTCCCACCGATGGTTTGGCACGGAACGATCATGGTTCCGGTGCGTGTAATCTCGGAAGGCATGGGCGCGTACGTTCTGTGGGTTCCGGATAAGCGAACCGTCGTCGTCCGTTACGTAGCGGCTCCGCCGCCGACGCCGGCCCCGCCGCCTCCGCCACCGCCGCCGCCGACCGCAACACCGGCTCCGCCGCCGCCCGCAACCGCGGCACCAACGCCGACGCCGGCACCGAGCCGCGCACCGTACTACGATCATTTCGTCGTCGGTGACTACGCGATCTCACCAACGGTCTACAACGAGTTCAGCCCGGGCGACAAAGGCCACGGCACGTATGCCGTGCGCGGTGCGTTCGAGTTCCCGTTGTTCAACATTCCGTTCATGGTCGAAGGCGATTGGCGCCACTGGAGCTATCCGACCGCAACTGGAGTCGCCGGTTCTGTTTGTCCGGCACCCGGATGCGTAACGATCATCGGCGGTGGGGGACAAACTTTCGTACCGTCGTTCACGGCGATCCAAGACGACGTCGATGCGCGTGTTGGTATCCGTGTGTTCGATCCGCGATTCTACATAGCAGCCAGCTACCTGTGGCAGCAAAACAACTACGGGTATCCGGAGCTACGTGGATGGGGCTTCGGTGGTGAGAAACTGCCCGATCTCAATCAAGCGATTGCGCTCTACGGCAGCTTCTACTACTATCCGTCACTGCAAGGTACGTACGGTCCGTTTGCGCTGCAGTATCGTCTAGCGCGATACAACATCGGCGTGAACTGGAACTTTGCGGGACCGAACTTCCCGGTGTTCTTGGACGTTGGGTTTATGGGCAACTACTACACAAACAAACTCAACGCGCCGTCGAATGCCAACGAGTACGGCCCATATGTTGGTCTCGGAATCCACTTCTAG
- a CDS encoding urate hydroxylase PuuD, translated as MPLVRWLHFLFGIMWIGLLYYFNFVQGQALAQANAANDGSAKGITKFVAPRALEYFRWSALGTWIFGAALLGQHFISAFALQPPYAGIGVGAWLGTIMLLNVWLIIFPNNMKVLGFVEGVTDEQKAKSRRLAFLASRTNVLLSIPMLFFMAFGFTHRAVVGL; from the coding sequence ATGCCTCTGGTACGTTGGTTACATTTCTTATTCGGCATCATGTGGATCGGCTTGCTGTACTATTTTAATTTCGTACAAGGGCAAGCGCTCGCGCAGGCCAATGCGGCCAATGACGGCAGCGCAAAGGGCATTACGAAATTCGTCGCGCCTCGCGCACTCGAGTACTTCCGCTGGTCCGCGCTCGGAACGTGGATCTTCGGCGCGGCACTGCTAGGCCAGCACTTCATCTCCGCGTTCGCGCTTCAGCCGCCCTACGCAGGAATCGGCGTCGGTGCGTGGCTCGGCACGATCATGCTGCTCAACGTTTGGCTGATAATCTTCCCGAACAACATGAAGGTTCTCGGCTTCGTCGAGGGCGTTACCGACGAGCAAAAGGCCAAGTCACGGCGCTTAGCCTTCTTGGCTTCACGTACCAACGTGCTGCTCTCCATCCCCATGCTCTTCTTCATGGCGTTCGGATTCACGCATCGCGCCGTGGTCGGACTGTAA
- a CDS encoding Fe-Mn family superoxide dismutase, producing the protein MATLTLATQTYAPKKWNLSGLKGISDKTLEMHFGLYEGYVKNTNLLNEQIAGKIEGGHASATDLEFSELNRRLGFEYNGMRLHELYFNNLTGAGREPGPELSKALAGTYGDFETWKKDFAAIGSMRGVGWAIAYQDPANGRITNHWVELHQDGNLATFAPIVVMDVWEHAFMLDYKPAERPKYIEAFFANVDWETIAGRLVRKDASGTVPTIR; encoded by the coding sequence GTGGCAACGCTTACACTTGCGACACAGACCTACGCGCCAAAGAAGTGGAACTTGTCCGGCTTGAAGGGGATCTCAGACAAGACGCTCGAGATGCATTTTGGCTTGTACGAGGGCTACGTCAAGAACACGAATTTGCTGAACGAACAGATTGCCGGCAAGATCGAGGGCGGCCATGCATCCGCGACCGATTTGGAATTTAGTGAATTGAATCGCCGTCTCGGCTTCGAGTACAACGGCATGCGGTTGCACGAGCTCTACTTCAACAATCTCACCGGCGCAGGCCGAGAGCCGGGCCCCGAATTGAGCAAGGCGCTTGCGGGCACTTACGGCGACTTCGAAACATGGAAAAAAGACTTCGCCGCAATCGGCTCGATGCGCGGCGTCGGTTGGGCGATCGCCTATCAAGATCCGGCCAACGGCCGCATTACAAATCACTGGGTAGAGCTGCACCAGGACGGCAATCTCGCGACATTCGCTCCGATCGTCGTTATGGACGTGTGGGAACATGCATTCATGCTCGACTATAAGCCCGCAGAACGCCCCAAATACATCGAAGCCTTTTTTGCGAACGTCGATTGGGAGACGATTGCAGGCCGTCTCGTGCGAAAAGACGCTAGCGGAACGGTGCCCACGATAAGGTGA
- a CDS encoding copper amine oxidase N-terminal domain-containing protein has protein sequence MIKVSSGILAAFYAAGFGLAALCGPTLASAQGAPPPEFGSPPSGQYPILFNDHHVYAKPDTDKQNRVLAAQVRGNTILVPLRSLFEQMGATVSYDPATQTVDVSKPGSDIKVTVGKAEVVINGESRPLDVPPMMWHGDMLVPVRVISEGMGGYVQWVPGKRTVVVRYVPAPPPTPPPPPPPPPTATPAPPPPPTPAPTPTPAPQKPVYYDHFVVGDYILSPTVYNEFSPGTKGSGSYTGRLGLEFPLLGLTWMAEGDWRHWSYTTTAGPVTIIGGAGQTLVPSFTAHEDDVDARLGIKVLDPRMYIGASYLWRQNNYGYPQLSGVGFGAEKLPDLDQPLTVYGSAYFYPSVQGGFAGVPGGMLGYRVFKYEIGVDWSFLGPSFPVYLDLGFLGNQYNNRLNAPSNINQYGPYVGLGLHF, from the coding sequence TTGATTAAGGTAAGCTCGGGAATTCTAGCAGCGTTTTACGCCGCGGGATTCGGGCTTGCTGCGCTTTGCGGTCCGACGCTCGCGTCGGCACAAGGCGCGCCACCCCCCGAATTTGGATCGCCGCCCTCGGGCCAGTATCCAATTCTCTTCAACGATCATCACGTTTACGCCAAGCCCGACACCGATAAACAAAATCGGGTTCTTGCTGCGCAAGTACGCGGCAACACGATCCTCGTTCCGTTGCGCTCGCTGTTCGAACAAATGGGCGCGACCGTTTCGTACGATCCGGCGACGCAAACCGTCGACGTTTCGAAACCCGGTTCCGACATCAAAGTCACGGTCGGAAAAGCTGAAGTCGTCATCAACGGCGAGAGCCGTCCGCTCGACGTCCCGCCGATGATGTGGCACGGCGACATGCTCGTTCCGGTGCGCGTCATTTCGGAAGGCATGGGCGGTTACGTGCAGTGGGTCCCCGGGAAGCGAACCGTTGTCGTTCGCTACGTTCCGGCACCGCCGCCGACGCCGCCGCCTCCGCCGCCACCGCCTCCGACTGCAACACCGGCCCCGCCGCCACCGCCGACACCGGCACCAACGCCGACGCCTGCGCCGCAGAAGCCGGTGTACTACGATCATTTCGTCGTGGGCGATTACATCTTGTCACCAACGGTCTACAACGAATTCAGTCCGGGAACCAAGGGATCGGGTTCATACACCGGCCGCTTGGGGCTCGAATTTCCGCTCCTCGGCCTGACCTGGATGGCCGAAGGCGATTGGCGTCATTGGTCTTACACGACGACCGCGGGGCCGGTAACGATCATCGGGGGAGCCGGACAGACTCTCGTACCGTCGTTCACCGCGCACGAAGATGACGTCGATGCACGGCTCGGAATCAAAGTTCTCGATCCGCGCATGTACATCGGCGCATCGTATTTGTGGCGCCAGAACAACTACGGCTATCCGCAATTGAGCGGCGTCGGATTCGGCGCGGAAAAACTGCCGGATCTCGATCAACCGCTCACGGTCTACGGCAGCGCGTATTTCTACCCGAGCGTGCAAGGCGGCTTCGCGGGCGTTCCGGGGGGAATGCTTGGATACCGTGTGTTCAAATACGAAATCGGCGTCGACTGGAGTTTCCTCGGACCGTCATTCCCGGTCTACCTCGATCTCGGTTTCCTTGGAAATCAGTACAATAACAGACTCAACGCACCGTCCAACATCAATCAATACGGACCGTACGTCGGACTTGGGTTACATTTCTAA
- a CDS encoding redoxin domain-containing protein, with protein MRAIWVIVGVLIVAGLAVTFYLGGGPRRPDVVAGPSSLAGAPAASFEVIRADGSPDALARYRGKVVLVNLWATWCPPCREEMPALEKLYRAHLAQGFVVLGIDQGESAKIAAGYARGRGVTFPILIDDQQQYGRAYGAEGLPTSVLVDRTGHIVKGVDGEMTLDAMQALVMPVLKTK; from the coding sequence GTGCGCGCGATCTGGGTAATCGTCGGCGTTCTTATCGTCGCCGGTTTAGCGGTTACGTTCTATCTTGGCGGTGGACCGCGCCGTCCCGACGTCGTCGCCGGCCCGTCATCGCTAGCCGGTGCGCCGGCGGCCAGCTTCGAAGTCATCCGGGCCGACGGTTCTCCCGATGCGCTCGCGCGCTATCGCGGAAAAGTCGTGCTCGTCAACTTATGGGCGACGTGGTGTCCGCCGTGCCGCGAAGAGATGCCGGCACTCGAGAAGCTTTATCGCGCGCATCTGGCACAAGGCTTCGTTGTTCTCGGCATCGATCAAGGTGAATCTGCAAAGATTGCTGCCGGCTACGCGCGCGGACGCGGCGTCACGTTTCCGATTCTCATCGACGATCAACAACAGTACGGACGCGCATACGGCGCCGAAGGTTTGCCAACGTCCGTGCTGGTCGACCGAACCGGGCATATCGTTAAGGGTGTCGACGGCGAGATGACGCTGGATGCGATGCAAGCGCTCGTAATGCCGGTTTTGAAGACGAAGTGA
- a CDS encoding thioesterase family protein encodes MPAKLEVGRSYQNQTRVEEWMTAQKAGNAGVDVLSTPMLLQLVEEAAMQCIAPTLQAGTVTLGTDAQIQHLAPTPVGFIVRVEVEVITVDGRRIEFAFAAFDEREKIAEGTHERYVTELAKFKERIEEKKS; translated from the coding sequence ATGCCGGCAAAGCTCGAAGTCGGGCGCTCGTATCAAAATCAAACCCGGGTCGAAGAATGGATGACGGCCCAAAAAGCGGGGAACGCCGGCGTCGACGTGCTGTCGACACCGATGCTGCTGCAGTTAGTCGAGGAAGCCGCGATGCAGTGCATCGCGCCCACGTTGCAAGCCGGGACGGTCACGCTCGGAACGGACGCCCAAATCCAGCATCTCGCGCCGACGCCCGTCGGCTTTATTGTCCGCGTCGAAGTCGAAGTGATTACGGTCGACGGCCGGCGTATTGAATTTGCGTTCGCCGCCTTCGACGAGCGTGAAAAAATCGCCGAAGGGACGCACGAACGGTACGTCACCGAGCTCGCGAAATTCAAAGAGCGGATCGAAGAAAAAAAGAGCTAG
- a CDS encoding efflux RND transporter periplasmic adaptor subunit yields MALRSTVTVGLMLAASFMAGCAGKQQHPVQPPLAVDAQPVTRQDIATYIQLDGQITPLQQSNLSLPQSGTLSAVYVTEGDRATRGQLLAKIDDSTLRAQLAQARATLSGSALSTPVTVQQNSTALISAEQNLANAKNNVTSAQAAYDNAKVLYDGDESLYKQGYVAQTALEQAKSQYVAAQQTLSSNKELLRTAQSGLKAAQTNLTNNQVQKTQVAANAAQVKQLETAIVQTSLYAPYDGIITARLLDPGSFAGPNQNILQISQVDTVYVNANVPDDELGFVRPGTPVAFTTSSLPGTTYRGRVFDVNAVPTTGTLSYRARIVETNPGDKLRGGMLVTVNVRKQYHRAALVVPRTAIFQGDTGTSIFTVADGKPGPDGKPTKIAKQIPVTVGLQTDVLSEIIAPVAPGTLVVTTRPDALADGSTVAVTQPGAPAAGASGTPSGKKPG; encoded by the coding sequence ATGGCCCTTCGCAGCACCGTCACGGTGGGTTTAATGCTCGCCGCTTCCTTCATGGCCGGGTGTGCCGGGAAGCAGCAGCATCCCGTGCAACCGCCGCTAGCCGTCGACGCGCAACCGGTGACGCGTCAGGACATCGCCACCTACATTCAGCTCGACGGACAGATCACGCCGCTGCAGCAATCGAATCTGAGCCTGCCGCAGTCCGGAACGCTCTCTGCCGTCTATGTAACGGAGGGCGATCGCGCAACGCGTGGTCAGCTGCTCGCGAAGATCGACGACTCGACGCTGCGTGCACAATTGGCTCAGGCCAGAGCAACGCTTTCGGGTTCGGCACTGAGCACGCCGGTCACGGTCCAGCAAAATAGCACGGCGCTGATCTCGGCGGAGCAGAATCTCGCCAACGCGAAGAACAACGTGACGAGCGCGCAGGCGGCGTACGATAACGCGAAGGTGCTCTACGACGGTGACGAGTCGCTTTACAAGCAGGGCTACGTTGCGCAAACCGCGCTCGAACAGGCCAAATCGCAATACGTTGCTGCGCAACAAACGCTCTCGAGCAACAAAGAGCTGTTGCGCACTGCGCAATCAGGGCTGAAAGCCGCGCAAACGAATCTGACCAACAATCAGGTTCAGAAAACGCAGGTTGCGGCGAACGCCGCCCAAGTCAAACAGCTTGAAACCGCGATCGTGCAAACTTCCTTATACGCGCCTTACGACGGCATCATTACGGCGCGGTTGCTCGATCCCGGATCGTTTGCGGGACCCAATCAAAACATTCTGCAGATATCGCAAGTCGATACTGTTTACGTCAACGCGAACGTTCCCGACGACGAGCTCGGCTTTGTCCGCCCCGGTACACCCGTTGCGTTCACGACCTCGAGTCTTCCCGGGACGACGTATCGCGGACGTGTCTTCGACGTCAACGCTGTCCCGACGACCGGCACGCTCTCGTATCGCGCGCGAATCGTCGAGACAAATCCGGGCGACAAGTTGCGTGGTGGGATGCTCGTGACGGTCAACGTCCGCAAGCAATACCATCGCGCCGCGCTCGTCGTGCCTCGAACGGCGATCTTCCAGGGCGACACCGGTACCAGCATCTTCACAGTCGCGGATGGTAAGCCTGGACCTGATGGGAAGCCCACCAAGATCGCCAAGCAAATACCGGTTACCGTCGGCCTGCAAACCGACGTGCTCTCCGAGATCATCGCGCCCGTTGCGCCGGGGACGCTCGTCGTGACCACGCGTCCGGACGCGCTCGCCGACGGCAGTACGGTGGCTGTGACCCAGCCCGGTGCCCCAGCAGCAGGTGCAAGCGGCACCCCAAGCGGGAAAAAGCCGGGCTAA
- a CDS encoding TldD/PmbA family protein — protein sequence MNDSERLALAERAIRDGAADGIEAIVSEQHDALTRFTHNAIHQNLDTSQTLVQIRAVVDGRAGWAATNGRDDSDLALARNRAIAQARFSPKPVVPVRLPAKAAYAMPDLAYDAATADTTPSARAEAAGKIFAIAEGAGAWAAGYVATSASSIAIANSNGVRGQFSGTSAVTNTKCVAPIASGYAEAYSRRFAEIDTSAVGARATAKAKEAGELGTPDVGDWSVIVEPAALGELIAYLLPHFSAQRVYEGASFLADGLGRQYMGENVTLTDDFAHPLFATCPFDGEGSPTQRVTLIENGIAKDFVTDLEWAERLERRNTGHYVPGGAEGPSPRAVVLSPGKRSRDELIASTKRGILISRFWYIRVVDQRKAIVTGMTRDGTFLIEDGKLRGGVKNLRFNVRILDLLSSCELSDQLVRTGGYSYGMVCPTGKFDRFSVSSVTSY from the coding sequence ATGAACGATAGCGAGCGGCTCGCACTCGCGGAACGCGCCATACGCGACGGCGCCGCAGACGGCATCGAAGCGATCGTCTCGGAACAGCACGACGCGCTGACGCGATTCACGCACAACGCGATCCATCAGAATCTCGATACGTCACAGACTCTGGTACAAATTCGCGCAGTCGTCGACGGACGCGCGGGCTGGGCGGCCACGAACGGCCGCGACGACTCCGATCTCGCGCTCGCGCGCAATCGTGCGATCGCGCAGGCGCGTTTTTCACCAAAGCCGGTCGTCCCGGTACGCCTGCCGGCAAAAGCCGCCTACGCGATGCCGGATCTCGCGTACGACGCAGCGACCGCGGACACGACGCCGTCGGCACGCGCCGAGGCCGCAGGCAAGATCTTCGCGATCGCGGAGGGGGCCGGTGCTTGGGCGGCGGGTTACGTCGCAACGTCCGCGAGCTCGATCGCTATCGCCAATTCGAACGGCGTGCGCGGGCAGTTTTCCGGGACGAGCGCGGTCACCAACACGAAATGCGTTGCCCCGATCGCGAGTGGCTACGCAGAGGCGTATAGCCGGCGCTTCGCAGAGATCGATACATCCGCTGTCGGCGCGCGCGCAACCGCCAAAGCCAAGGAGGCCGGCGAGCTCGGCACACCCGACGTCGGCGACTGGAGCGTCATCGTCGAACCGGCCGCGCTCGGCGAACTGATCGCCTATCTTCTTCCACATTTCTCGGCGCAGCGCGTTTACGAAGGCGCATCGTTTCTTGCCGACGGTCTCGGACGGCAATACATGGGCGAAAACGTCACGCTTACCGACGATTTCGCGCATCCGTTATTTGCAACGTGTCCGTTCGATGGCGAAGGTTCGCCGACGCAGCGCGTCACGTTGATCGAAAATGGGATCGCGAAAGACTTCGTGACCGACCTCGAGTGGGCAGAGCGTCTGGAGCGCCGCAATACGGGTCATTACGTTCCCGGCGGCGCCGAGGGTCCGTCACCGCGCGCAGTCGTGCTCTCACCGGGAAAACGCTCGCGCGATGAGCTGATCGCTTCGACAAAGCGCGGGATCTTGATCAGCCGGTTCTGGTACATCCGTGTCGTCGATCAACGCAAAGCAATCGTCACCGGGATGACGCGCGACGGAACGTTCCTCATCGAGGACGGCAAGCTCCGAGGCGGAGTCAAAAACCTGCGCTTCAACGTGCGCATTCTCGATCTGCTCTCGTCGTGCGAGCTGTCGGACCAGCTGGTACGCACAGGTGGCTACTCGTACGGCATGGTCTGCCCAACCGGAAAGTTCGACCGATTCTCAGTTTCGAGCGTGACGTCGTACTAG